Proteins co-encoded in one Montipora capricornis isolate CH-2021 chromosome 12, ASM3666992v2, whole genome shotgun sequence genomic window:
- the LOC138025351 gene encoding adenosine receptor A3-like, with the protein MSTTNITGHSQKLENFFCSAELSERIDIPLICLSAVNIIFALTATMGNTLIIVALQRETSLHPPSKVLLRNLAVTDLCVGIVSQPVQIAHFVTLLYKLHQMCRYANAVSRTASTILCGVSLLTTTAVSVDRLLALLLRLRYRQVVTLKRIYGAVVAFWAFSIFTATTSHWDPDYAVWRALLISSTSLCIVTSIFCYSKIFLTLRRYQNQVRDNAREQANQTIPLSIMKRYRKTVYSGMCIQLALVSCYLPYLLVSPFAYREMRRRQSAAFYVVVESTVTLLYFNSSLNPILYCWKIQEVRQAVKDNLRQLFRSLN; encoded by the coding sequence ATGTCGACAACAAATATTACAGGACACAGCCAAAAATTAGAGAACTTTTTCTGCTCAGCAGAATTATCTGAAAGGATAGACATCCCTTTAATATGTCTTTCAGCCGTCAACATAATTTTTGCCCTCACTGCAACCATGGGAAATACATTAATCATCGTTGCCCTTCAGAGAGAAACTTCCCTACATCCgccttccaaagttttgctTCGAAACCTGGCGGTAACGGATCTCTGTGTTGGTATCGTTTCACAACCAGTTCAAATTGCTCACTTCGTGACTTTGTTGTATAAATTGCACCAAATGTGTCGCTACGCCAATGCCGTGAGTCGGACTGCAAGCACCATTCTGTGTGGAGTATCACTGTTGACAACAACCGCCGTCAGTGTGGACAGACTTCTTGCTCTGTTGTTAAGACTCAGGTACAGACAAGTTGTAACCCTCAAACGAATATATGGAGCTGTGGTCGCGTTTTGGGCTTTCTCAATCTTCACGGCAACAACTTCGCATTGGGATCCAGACTACGCTGTATGGCGTGCCTTGCTGATTTCTTCAACATCATTGTGCATTGTCACATCCATTTTCTGTTACTCGAAGATTTTCCTCACGCTGCGCCGTTATCAGAATCAAGTTCGAGACAACGCCCGGGAACAAGCGAATCAAACAATTCCACTGAGTATAATGAAACGATACAGAAAGACAGTGTACAGTGGAATGTGCATACAGTTGGCATTAGTTTCGTGTTATTTGCCATATTTGTTGGTGTCGCCATTCGCATATCGAGAGATGAGAAGAAGACAGTCGGCAGCTTTTTATGTCGTAGTGGAAAGCACAGTGACTTTGCTTTATTTTAATTCATCTCTAAACCCCATTCTTTACTGCTGGAAGATCCAAGAAGTGAGACAAGCCGTGAAGGACAACTTGAGGCAGTTGTTTCGTTCTTTAAACTGA